TTCACCGAGAATATCTTCTATTGCCGCTGCCATGGGTGCTGTCGCCTTTCCTGCCCCAATGACAAAGATGTTGTTAATGTGGGAAAGGTTATAGTTTCTGTTTCCGATAAAAAGATGATCACCGTCGCGTTTGCAGGATCTCTTTATTGCAGAGCCGGGCTCCACAGCCTGTACACCTTGGTGAAAAATTTTAATCGCATTGCTGCGCATTTTTTCAATACTATTCGACTTGGTGTTCATGATTTCTAAGCACGTTTATCTTTATATACGGTTTTTGTTCGTTTAAACGGAATATATTTATTAAAAACAAACATACGTTTTTCCATTTTAGCTCGGTTCGATCGGGGCATCACCTATGGGCCTGTTCCCATACTTAACAAATAATATCAGTATCTTACACGCCCCCTATCTTCTCAGTTAAACCCATACAGGCAGAGACGATCAACGCCACCGTGGGATTCTGTCCCCTGGGGCTGGCTCAAAATTAATTGAAGCGAGATAGCTGCCGTATGTTCATTTCCAGATAGGATTGTTAAGTATGGGAACAGGCCCATAGGCGATGCCCCGGTCGAACTGAAAAGAGATTGAACCCCCCCCGACCCTTTAGATAATTATTCACAGTATAAGGTCAATCCTCCTTACCGATTGTATGAATCTTGATCAGGTTTGTGGAACCGGTTTTTAGTGCCAGACCGGTGACAATGATCATCAGATCATTTTTTTTTGCAAATTTATGACTGAGTAAAATTTTTTCGCCCGCCTCTATGATGCGTTTGGTGTCATTAATAGGGGGGACCAGCAACGGAGTAACTCCCCAGACCAAAGATAATCTGTTATAAATTTTTTTTAAAGGTGAAAAAGCGTAAACCGGGCTGGAGGGACGTTGTTTTGAGATCAGCTTTGAAGTTTTTCCGCTTATGGAAAAGGTCACAATTGCCCTGGCATTTACCTCGTGAAGAATGTTCACACAGGCTTGTGCCACGGCATGGGTGACCGGTTTATGTCGGTCTTTTTTATACTGGATATTATATTTCATAAAAGGTGAGCGCTCTGTTTCAGAGGCAATTCGGCTCATCATTTTGACAGCCTGCACAGGATATCTTCCTGTTGCAGTTTCAGCGGAAAGCATGATCGCATCCGTGCCATCATAAATGGCATTGGCCACGTCGGAGGCTTCCGCTCTGGTCGGGATCGGGTGGTCAGTCATTGTTTCAAGCATCTGGGTGGCTGTGATTACAGGCTTATTTGCCATGATTGATTTAGCTATGATTTCCTTTTGAGTCTGAGGCACCATTTCCGGTTTCATTTCCACGCCTAAATCTCCACGCGCAACCATCACAGCGTCTGCGATCTCTAATATTTCATCCAACTTGCCGATTGCCTCCGGCTTTTCAATTTTTGCAACGACCGGGATATCGGATTTATGTTTTTTTAATATGGATTTGATACGCTTCAGATCCTTTGCATGCCTCACAAAAGAAAGTGCAAAAAAATCCACGCCTGTTTTAATGCCAAACAAAAGATCTTTTTTATCCTTTTCGGTCAGGGAAGGGGCAGAGATTTTAACGCCCGGTAAATTTATCCCCTTGTGTTCGTTTAATTTTCCCCCGCTAATAATTTTACAGGTAACCGTCCCTTTGGCTTTGGATACTACTTTCAGTTCAATGAGTCCGTCGTCAATTAGGATTTTGTCTCCTTTTTTTACGTCTTTTGCTAAGTGTTTATAAGTGGTGGACACAATATCTGCATCTCCGGGCACATATTTTGAGGTGATTTGAATGGTTTTATTTTTTTTCAGTAAAGCAGGCATGCCTTTTTTTAACGTGTTTGTTCTTATTTTGGGGCCCTGAAGGTCAATGAGTATTCCCACCGGTCTGTTCATCTCTTTAGAAAGGCTGCGTATGTCACTGATCGCTTTTTGGTGATCTTGGTAATTGCCGTGTGAAAAATTGAGCCTTGCCACATTCATACCGGCTGAGATTAATTTTTTTAATATCGGCCTGCTGGTTGATGACGGACCGATTGTTGCCACAATTTTTGTTTTGTTGGCCATAATGACACCTTCTTATAAGCCGATCCTTGGGAGTTTCTATTAAATATTGTAAAAAAGCTGTAATTGCAAACCTTTATTTCAAGAGTATCTTTGAGATTGTATCGAATTTTAAACCGCAACCTTATTTGAGCCCTTCTGCTGCTGTGATGAATTTCACACATTTCCTGTGATTTATATCATTGTGGCTTAAGCCTTTCAGTTATAAGCTGAATTTTACACGAGGTGGAGGATTTCCAAAGAATGGTAAAAAAGATAGGGGATATAATGGAAATTGACCGAAAAACAGCGAGCACTGTGCTGATAGTTGATGAATATCCGCTGTTTCGCAAGTCTTTGAAATCCCTTTTAGAAAAGGTGTCCTGTTATGAAGTCATTGATGAAGCGGAATCTGGATTGGAAGGGTTTAAAAAAGCGATGAAACACAAACCCGATCTGATCATTATGGATATTTCTCTCCCGGATATGAGCGGTATTCGTTTTATTAACAGT
This DNA window, taken from Thermodesulfobacteriota bacterium, encodes the following:
- the pyk gene encoding pyruvate kinase, giving the protein MANKTKIVATIGPSSTSRPILKKLISAGMNVARLNFSHGNYQDHQKAISDIRSLSKEMNRPVGILIDLQGPKIRTNTLKKGMPALLKKNKTIQITSKYVPGDADIVSTTYKHLAKDVKKGDKILIDDGLIELKVVSKAKGTVTCKIISGGKLNEHKGINLPGVKISAPSLTEKDKKDLLFGIKTGVDFFALSFVRHAKDLKRIKSILKKHKSDIPVVAKIEKPEAIGKLDEILEIADAVMVARGDLGVEMKPEMVPQTQKEIIAKSIMANKPVITATQMLETMTDHPIPTRAEASDVANAIYDGTDAIMLSAETATGRYPVQAVKMMSRIASETERSPFMKYNIQYKKDRHKPVTHAVAQACVNILHEVNARAIVTFSISGKTSKLISKQRPSSPVYAFSPLKKIYNRLSLVWGVTPLLVPPINDTKRIIEAGEKILLSHKFAKKNDLMIIVTGLALKTGSTNLIKIHTIGKED
- a CDS encoding response regulator transcription factor, with translation MVKKIGDIMEIDRKTASTVLIVDEYPLFRKSLKSLLEKVSCYEVIDEAESGLEGFKKAMKHKPDLIIMDISLPDMSGIRFINSLKDSKINSRIIIVSLHSNAVYVSEAFKYGVSGYFSKLSDLELLVNDLKASQKSRMSIG